The following are encoded in a window of Pristis pectinata isolate sPriPec2 chromosome 1, sPriPec2.1.pri, whole genome shotgun sequence genomic DNA:
- the LOC127585299 gene encoding F-box only protein 33, with translation MALCGAVAAAAAAALPCEVIVHIFSFLPPWDRLRASSVCSKWRECLFYPSLWPELRLRLRGSAAERCRLDFLMKKCGSFVRELRVEFESGGGGGRPDPLRSYMDEVVCVLKSVRSNRNLQKLSVFGDIYLQEPDDKHSHEIQQLIEEVLGNSKHLKWLSLGFMLEVVTPTTLAALPQSSANCIEHLSLLDTHFINKTPVIEAVELERFLNLRSLALDFCDFTAEVTRVLANSNHVPLHRLSLVIHHLSMSNIHVLDNMPQDADWKVLTRHCANLHVYIMAFNVRNDILLRILKPSIPLGRIHFDSSTNGVSGAVVDLISRQYDKSLTHFLLIKDVEQGINGFPDLSDNRNEDPLVLLAWKCTKLSHLSIHGYAVWAHNLIAIARLRGPELQVLEVTEESINFDEDAMADLDGDPVHNLIEEVSIGLGRRWHPVMKNETLYVFSETTRYFYKEMQRFSEGI, from the exons ATGGCGCTGTGCGGGGCcgtggcggcggcggcggcggccgcCCTGCCGTGCGAAGTCATCGTGCACATCTTCTCCTTCCTGCCCCCCTGGGACCGGCTGCGCGCCTCGTCCGTCTGCTCCAAGTGGCGGGAGTGCCTCTTCTACCCGTCGCTGTGGCCGGAGCTGCGGCTCCGCCTGCGCGGCTCGGCCGCCGAGCGCTgccgcctcgacttcctcatgaAGAAGTGCGGCTCGTTCGTGCGGGAGCTGCGGGTGGAGTTCGAGAGCGGCGGCGGAGGGGGCCGGCCCGACCCGCTCAGGAGTTACATGGACGAGGTGGTGTGCGTGTTGAAGAGCGTGAGGAGCAACCGCAACCTGCAGAAGCTCAGCGTGTTCGGCGACATCTACCTGCAGGAGCCCGACGACAAGCACTCGCACGA AATCCAACAATTGATTGAAGAGGTATTGGGAAATTCCAAACATCTGAAATGGCTCTCCCTTGGTTTTATGCTGGAGGTAGTAACTCCCACAACACTAGCAGCCTTGCCTCAGTCCAGTGCCAACTGCATTGAACACCTGAGTCTCCTGGATACCCATTTTATTAATAAAACCCCAGTCATTGAGGCAGTTGAGCTGGAGCGTTTTCTAAACCTGCGATCACTTGCATTGGATTTCTGCGATTTTACTGCTGAAGTAACACGAGTACTCGCCAACAGCAACCATGTGCCTTTGCATAGGTTGTCTCTTGTAATACATCATCTCTCGATGTCCAACATACACGTTTTAGATAACATGCCACAAGATGCAGATTGGAAGGTGCTTACCAGGCACTGTGCAAATCTTCATGTTTACATCATGGCCTTTAATGTCAGGAATGACATTTTGCTAAGAATTCTGAAGCCAAGCATACCTTTAGGGAGAATTCACTTTGACAGCTCGACTAATGGTGTTTCAGGTGCCGTGGTAGATCTCATATCCAGGCAGTATGACAAATCCCTTACCCACTTCCTCCTAATAAAGGATGTAGAGCAAGGCATTAATGGTTTTCCAGATCTCAGCGACAACCGCAATGAAGACCCTTTGGTGCTTTTGGCGTGGAAGTGTACAAAGCTTTCCCACCTCTCAATCCATG GTTATGCAGTTTGGGCCCATAATCTTATCGCTATAGCTCGGCTTCGTGGACCTGAGCTGCAAGTCCTGGAGGTCACTGAGGAAAGCATTAATTTTGATGAAGATGCAATGGCTGACCTGGATGGAGATCCTGTGCATAATCTCATTGAAGAAGTATCCATAGGTTTAGGAAGGCGGTGGCACCCAGTGATGAAAAATGAAACCCTTTACGTTTTCAGTGAGACCACTCGTTATTTTTACAAAGAGATGCAGCGCTTCAGTGAAGGCATTTAG